Proteins found in one Panicum hallii strain FIL2 chromosome 4, PHallii_v3.1, whole genome shotgun sequence genomic segment:
- the LOC112889813 gene encoding uncharacterized protein LOC112889813 has protein sequence MDALFEQLSALADMALDGGGFDPARLDGILALFEGEARASWAAAAAEHEAVARATERAAEAAGGHLDAVGTYRGSSGEAGALAASTAAMEMAFNATSRP, from the coding sequence ATGGACGCGCTCTTCGAGCAGCTCTCCGCGCTCGCCGACATGGCGCTGGACGGCGGGGGATTCGACCCGGCGCGGCTCGACGGCATCCTGGCGCTCTTCGAGGGCGAGGCGCGCGCgtcgtgggcggcggcggcggcggagcacgaGGCCGTGGCCCGCGCCACCGAACGGGCCGCGGAGGCCGCCGGGGGACACCTCGATGCCGTGGGCACGTACCGCGGGTCGTCGGGCGAGGCCGGCGCGCtggccgcctccaccgccgctaTGGAGATGGCCTTCAACGCGACGTCGAGGCCGTAG